AGACAATTCGCAAGCCCGTATCTTTATGCGGGGAATGGATACAATCCAACTTCATTTATTGATGAAAATGGCGGTTATTTGATTCGTAAGAGGGCTGGAAAATACGAAATAAGGCCGTTTAGTAAAGCTGAATTTTATACAGGTGCTATAGTAAGAGATATTCCTGGCCTAATTCTTTCTTTTATTCCAAGTCCTATAGGGTATGTTCATAGTCTAATGAAAGGCCATATTCAAAGTGAATTAGGTATTTCGACAATGACGACTTCTGGAACATTAGCTGCAAGTAGTGCAAAAGAAGCAACAATTGCCGGAAAATATACTGCGGGTTCTTTTGTGGGAACTGTTTTTGCTAGCATAGATACATATAGGGGTGTCTTAGAATTGAATAGCTATGTTGATACCCCTGAATTTATTAGTACCTTAAATAGTAGTTTTAATAGGCGAGGTTTTTATAACTCGCGGATTCTCATCGTCAAGT
This DNA window, taken from Fibrobacter sp. UWR4, encodes the following:
- a CDS encoding RHS repeat-associated core domain-containing protein: MPVEFVRRNSCIDIREQIVCDSTKLLMAYDGSSRRVSKTRERKERDVETELNYFGARYLDPMLGLWFSVDPKRQFASPYLYAGNGYNPTSFIDENGGYLIRKRAGKYEIRPFSKAEFYTGAIVRDIPGLILSFIPSPIGYVHSLMKGHIQSELGISTMTTSGTLAASSAKEATIAGKYTAGSFVGTVFASIDTYRGVLELNSYVDTPEFISTLNSSFNRRGFYNSRILIVK